The DNA segment ATCATGAAGGGGAGGAACACCGCCCTCGGCGGCTTCGCGTGCTCGGTGACGTCACGCGCGACCGTGGGGGAGACGGTGGGAATCCCTCGCTGCTCTAAAGCGCGCTGGACCAGCGCGATGCTCTGGTGGCAGATGGGTCAGGCAGGCGCCGCGAGCGCGATGTCCGCCCCCTCCTCCGAGATGGCCGTCGCGATGTCCTCCGCGAGCGTCCGCTCCAGCCGCTCGGGGTCCATGTTGTAGCCGATGAAGGTGTAGAAGTTCTCCGTGAGCCCCCCGATCACGCCCTCGTCGGCCAGCTCCCGCAGCCGCTCGATAGGGAAGATCACGTTGAGGTCGCGGTTGGCGCCCGCGGTGGGGTACTTGAGCTGGTGGATCTCCAGCTCCTCCACCCGCGAGGACGACGGCACGCGCCGGAAGGTGTAGTCCCCCACCGGGTGCACCGT comes from the Longimicrobiaceae bacterium genome and includes:
- a CDS encoding glycine/sarcosine/betaine reductase selenoprotein B family protein is translated as MTETSDPGGGVPQPVAQLRPGLWDTVNERYPGSMIDKADFVPLAPVRKPLSECRLVFVSTSGVQPRGSLPFDTVHPVGDYTFRRVPSSSRVEELEIHQLKYPTAGANRDLNVIFPIERLRELADEGVIGGLTENFYTFIGYNMDPERLERTLAEDIATAISEEGADIALAAPA